In Amaranthus tricolor cultivar Red isolate AtriRed21 chromosome 5, ASM2621246v1, whole genome shotgun sequence, a genomic segment contains:
- the LOC130814145 gene encoding uncharacterized protein LOC130814145 — MKHNEDKHWHHMEFNEGDEVFLKLQPYCQKSLAHQYNEKLAPLFYGPYKISKKVGQAAYELALPPHSCIHPVFHVSQLKKATGTCTPSLVPLQLTDTLELRTTPAAVLNGCYRHDGALETLIQWSDLPVTEATWEEAALIAQQYPSFHLEDKVRLHAGGIAMPFSKERIWITY, encoded by the coding sequence ATGAAGCATAACGAGGACAAGCACTGGCATCATATGGAATTCAATGAAGGGGATGAAGTGTTTTTGAAGTTGCAACCATATTGTCAAAAGTCCCTAGCTCACCAGTACAATGAGAAATTAGCTCCACTGTTTTACGGGCCTTACAAAATCAGCAAGAAAGTTGGTCAAGCAGCTTATGAGTTGGCTCTTCCACCACACAGTTGCATCCATCCCGTATTCCACGTCTCTCAATTAAAGAAAGCCACTGGAACCTGCACTCCTTCTCTCGTGCCTTTGCAACTAACTGATACTCTGGAACTCCGTACTACCCCTGCTGCTGTTTTAAATGGGTGTTATCGACATGATGGTGCTCTGGAAACTTTAATCCAGTGGTCTGATTTACCAGTTACCGAAGCCACTTGGGAGGAAGCTGCCTTAATTGCTCAACAGTACCCATCTttccaccttgaggacaaggtgcgTCTTCACGCCGGGGGTATTGCTATGCCCTTCAGCAAGGAGAGAATTTGGATCACTTActag
- the LOC130814148 gene encoding protein MOS2 has product MKLSFSRSSKQSSSKPNTIPKPLEDLTDSSEKTFLTEFDPSKTLISNPTPKKLVIPPKQNEWRSTKKMKNLDLPPIHSDGKPLEFEMESSDIAAPEPGSDISYGLNVRQQQRGSNVNGNDNFNTRDSVDSILLKKLRNDIDKLNDDEGFENYDEVPVEGFGEALLAGYGWKQGMGVGRNAKEDVKVIEYKRRTAKEGLGFTDKEVPVKLGTENGIKKSDEGKSKGGSLSFGVGKEVRVIHGRELGSKGRVIEVLSGGESLILRLSRSEEEVNVRANEVAELGSLEEEKCLKNVKELKIQRSKEDSKERVKKGKDSSRERKESKKGRDESMQVDEKKSSSNSSSSSRVSWLTSHIRVRIVSKSFKGGRFYLKKGEVVDVVGPMTCDISMDEGREIIQGVDQRILETALPRRGGPVLVLFGKYKGAYGSLVEKDTERESGVVQDADTRELLNVKLEQIAEYVGDPSYLGY; this is encoded by the coding sequence ATGAAGCTTTCTTTCTCTCGTTCATCAAAGCAATCATCTTCAAAACCAAACACCATACCAAAACCTTTAGAAGATTTAACCGATTCCTCAGAAAAAACCTTTCTCACCGAATTCGATCCttccaaaaccctaatttcaaatCCTACACCTAAAAAACTTGTGATTCCTCCAAAGCAAAACGAATGGCGTTCAacaaagaagatgaagaatCTCGATCTCCCCCCTATTCATTCCGACGGGAAGCCCCTCGAATTCGAGATGGAATCTTCCGATATTGCAGCACCCGAACCCGGATCTGATATTTCATATGGGCTTAATGTCCGCCAACAACAAAGAGGTAGTAATGTTAATGGTAACGATAATTTTAATACTCGTGATTCAGTTGATTCCATTTTGctaaagaaattaaggaatgATATAGATAAGTTGAATGATGACGAGGGTTTTGAAAATTATGATGAAGTTCCTGTTGAGGGTTTTGGGGAAGCTTTGTTAGCTGGGTATGGGTGGAAACAAGGTATGGGAGTTGGGAGGAACGCTAAGGAGGATGTTAAGGTGATTGAGTATAAGCGGCGAACTGCCAAAGAGGGATTAGGGTTTACTGATAAAGAGGTCCCTGTGAAATTGGGTACCGAAAATGGGATTAAGAAGAGTGATGAGGGGAAGAGTAAAGGTGGGAGCTTGAGTTTTGGGGTTGGGAAGGAGGTTAGGGTTATTCATGGTAGAGAACTTGGGTCGAAAGGTAGAGTTATTGAGGTTTTATCCGGTGGCGAATCACTTATTTTGAGGCTTTCGCGTAGTGAAGAGGAAGTGAATGTTCGTGCAAATGAAGTGGCGGAGTTGGGTTCATTAGAGGAGGAGAAATGTTTGAAGAATGTGAAGGAATTGAAGATTCAACGTTCTAAGGAAGATAGTAAAGAAAGGGTTAAGAAGGGTAAAGATTCGTCCAGGGAAAGAAAGGAGAGCAAGAAAGGTAGAGATGAAAGTATGCAGGTGGATGAGAAGAAAAGTAGTAGTAATAGTAGTAGTAGCAGTCGCGTTTCTTGGCTTACCAGTCATATTAGGGTTAGAATTGTTAGCAAGTCTTTCAAAGGAGGAAGGTTTTACTTGAAGAAAGGTGAGGTGGTTGATGTGGTTGGACCGATGACATGTGATATATCAATGGATGAGGGTAGAGAGATTATTCAGGGAGTAGATCAACGAATCCTGGAAACTGCACTTCCTAGACGAGGTGGTCCCGTTCTTGTTCTCTTTGGAAAGTATAAAGGGGCATATGGCAGTCTTGTGGAGAAGGATACAGAGAGGGAATCTGGTGTAGTTCAAGATGCTGATACTCGGGAGCTGTTGAATGTGAAGCTTGAACAAATAGCTGAATATGTTGGAGATCCGAGTTATCTTGGATATTGA